ACCGTGGAGTGCTTCTGCTAATTTTCCTCTCTCTCATCATAATTCACAGTCACACTCAGACACAAACATAATGCCTTACACGTCAGCCAGGCGGGCAGGCAGCACAGCAGTATTCACGCGAGCCAGGGTGtccaccacatttcaatattgaATTGTGAATGATCCCGTACTCATTTTTATTGTGAATGATCTCGTACTCGTTTTAATTGTGAATGATCCCGTACACGTTTTAATTGTGTGAATGATCCCGTACTCGTTTTTATTGTGAATGATCTCGTACTCGTTTTTATTGTGCATGATCCCCCACTCGccttcttttgttctttttttttttgacggaTATTTACCAACATATTTTACAATAAAAACTTTAATGCAAACTATAACAAAGTTAAACAATTATAAACTTGTTAACTTTAATTAAGTGTCAAACTTCACATAAATATGTAAGACTctaactaaaaatattttctaattaaATGATGAGAACTACCGTTACGTATATCGTTTGTGCCACCGGCATGGACTATGGAGTATGAAGGGGAGCTTCTTTACTCACCACCTTAAATTTTGATGTATGTGCATCATACACCTAATTATCTAACACGTGTTATTTCACTTAATTATGGTtactttttttcaaaatttaaaatttaatattaatgttAAAGTTAATTagagttaaataaaaaaaaacatgtgtcaAATAATTAAGCATATAATAAATATACATCATAATTATGATGGTGAACAAAAATACATCGAGAATGGAGTGAGCAAGCCGGCCATCAATATTGAGCATATTACCTTAAGTTTCGTTGAGTTGCCACATGGCTCACCCACCTATATAAGTTTTCAACCGTATCGACGGCTTTAATTAACTAGAGCCTACACAGTACAGCCGCCGTATTGGAATTCAGCTTCGCACTCTCTCCAACACACACAATTATAATTTACTTTATTCGTGTTGCATTTCCCTTGTAAAAGTAAGGTTGAAATTGACACATTGAGTATAACAAGTTTTTGTAGATAATGCGCCAACACATTTGAATAATACTGCTGTTATTCATATGCACAAGTTAATAATGTAGAATTTTATTACATTAGACATTATTATAATTAGCAGTAAATTTTTTCAATATAACTTGCCAATTATTATCTTATAAATGGAAGATTTGATTTACCACGTGTTTTTTTTAGCATTAGCTTTGAAACTTAATAGGATTTCAGACAGGATAATACTATGCATATATCCCTCAATTTATGAATAACGTATCTTGAGAATATAAATTCAAAGATCATAACTATTCAATTTATTAATCATTATTTGAggatcatttttacaaaaaattatttgagtcgaaaattaattatataataattcaaagtatcaaataaATGAGCAGCTCatatttatgaatatattaTTTGGTACTATACTGTTGAGTTGTTCTATACATTTTAATGACTAAATAATCTCTTATTCAAATGATTTCTTATAGAAGTATTTAATGTGGATGATGAAACTGAAATAGTTTCCATTATAAACTTTCTAcgataaatatatattatttgcaTGCGAGATAATTATAAGCTCATCCCTTCAAAGATGATGCAAATAGTATCCTTTGGAGAAGACCACCATGCATAAACCActtccattagtttttctagaGTCAGGAATAAACCGGTTTTGCATGAAGAAAATTGGCTTGCTTGAGAAGGTGAAGGTCCAATGTATATTTCGTGCATTAAGACGAAGGCCGAAGAAATTGTGGATAAACATTTAAGAAATCAAATGCCAAGCAAGTCCTGCACCGGACCTAAATTTCATCGCAAACTGACGGGCTCGCTCAAAAATTGTCAACACGCACGCACGCACGCAAATGGTCGACGTCGTTTGGGTCACGAGGCATccgttttaatttatttatttattataatttttgtttgagCATTTCATATTTATGATAATTGCACTGAGCAGGTCTGCAGGTGTCATTTGGAAGGGCGATAAGCTCATCGATGGCGTCCCTCGGACACTCCACTTCCTTCGATCAAAggcattctctctctctctctcttccattaAACGAGGGGCAACTGAGATTTAGGCATTGATACGTTGTGCTACTGCTACCCCACCAGATATCCCAAAGCCTGTCGAGATTGAGCGGATACCCGCCCCAACAGCATCGTCAAGCGCGAAGGAGAAGGCTCCTCCTACCCCGGCCACAATCGCAGCTCCCGATCAAAAGTGTTCCGATAATtatcttgagtttgatttcgCTTAGCAATAGTTGTATATCAATCGACTGCAAATGGTTTCTATTGGATGGAAAGAAGCTTGGGGACAATTCAGGTTCAGGGACGGTTAGAAGTGCGGGTGAAGTTCGTTTTCTTGGTGGATTATGAGAAACTGtatctttgttgttgttgcctGTTGACAGTTGGAAAATTTTATTGCACAATTATTTCCTCCTTTCTTCTTGTAATGCAAATTGTTGCGTACCAGATATACACTGTCACGGGATTTAACTATGATAAAGGAGAGAGTGTTTAGCATCGGAAGGTAGTCCACCTCATTCTATATCAAATTAAGATGATTATTACGTAGTGTAGTTgaactttttattttctaatataaaaatactgatatactaaaaaaaactcataaaatCTCTCTTGGCCCACCACTACATCATGCATGTTCTGACCCTAAACCCTCTCCCCaccggatttggatcctctctggatccccTCCCTGGGAATCCCGAGGATCAAGGCACAAGAACCGTTCATCAAATATCGTGCGGCCACAATTAaatgttatttatatttttaaaagtaaagcaaTTTCGTTTTGcgtaaaaaacatttaattatggCCGCACAATCTTTGATGAACGGTCTTTGTGCCTTGATTCCTTAGATCCTCAGggagggatccggagaggatccaaatccctccccacccccccccccccccccccccccaaaaccatCCGGATTAGGGGTTTCGTACCCAACAACCTCCCCTGAGAAAAAGACCGGTGTAAGCCCTCTTATTCTTCATCTTCTGTACTGTCCGTACCCTATGAGATTTGCAAAATATCTCCGATTTACAGCTGTCAACTTATTCGTGCATCACGATTTAAAGCTTAACAATTGAAAATACAAACAATATGAAATTCAGATAGAAATAGAACTTGTATTGCAATCCGGTTTCTTGAAATTCAGATAAAACACATGCATGTAATTTGTTACAGAGATGATGACCATTCAAGTAAATATCTTAACAAAATGTATAATTGTTACAATGATGATTTTGAACGCTTGGGAAAGTCGAGTAAAGGGTGTTCACCAAAAAGGCAACGTAAGGGTATCGCTATTGCCCATAGGGCTTTATCCCCGCTACTGTTGCTGAGTTTATATATTAAGACTTGGGTTTAAAACAGAAGAATGAAGAAGCCGGCTTTTCAGTCCTCTGATGTTGGTCTCCTTGCAATTGCATAGAGTTGGTGGTTCCATTAGTAGTACTGGTAATCGTCGTCGTACCGTCCTTGGGAGGTGGGGAGAACGACGACTCAGTCGGTGGCTGAGGCTGATCCATCATCGTCTTTGTCACTTGGTTTCCTTGGCATATGATGTCTACCTCACAGCCTTCGGGTGCACTTTGAAGTATCTGAGCACCAATCCCGCTGCCTTTCTTAGCCATAACTTTCCTACGCACCAATGCATTTCCGGATATATAACTCACCAATAAATTATGACCGATTGAGAAATTTGTTTAGcttattataataaatatattggTTAATTACCTTAGATTAGATTTGTTAGTTCCAATGACAAGCTTTGTTATGTTGAGAATAGGGATGAGGTCCAAAATAGCCCTTCCGATCATATCACTTTCAATCAGTATTGTATCTACCTTAACCTGCGCGCATACACTTGTATTAATGTAATAAAGGGAGATGATGATGCAGTTCAATGTAGTATATATAACAATTTGGTGCGTCTCGTTTAATTTGCAGTATTAAGTAATGTTAATGAAACATTATTGTACCTTTGCAGCCGAGCATTTATCAATGAACTTGTGAAGGAGCACTCTCCTCTTGCCTCTTTCTTCGACCATGTAAGTTTCTACCTGTTGTGAGCTCACTTGGTTTTTTGGAAGCTTGCCCACTACACTTATCAAATCCAATTTAATTCCAAACTCAAGGGATCCGATCACTCGCACAAAATACATACAGATGCAATAATTTTAGGGTAATGTTATTTTCACTTCTTATGCACCCTTTTTGTTCCGGCCGCAAAGAATTAAAGAAGaacaatgacaaaaaattaacaagagtgtgtGCGAGGTAAAAATAGGTTTGTAGgagataaaaatgagtgtgtaaaTAGCACTATCTTAATTCTATATAAGGCTGCAGCAGAGCATATACTTGTTAAGAATAAATAAACCATCATGAACATGGACTGGGTAGCCTAGGTTGCCTTAAATTTTCCTCCGTGATTTATGCGAACTTGATCGATGAGACAAATAATAGGATTTATTTCAACTTGGTAATTAAGTTGTCTGATAGCTTAATTAGCtagattaaattaaaaagagaataaaaggGGGAAAAATCTTATCACACATATATGTAAGATTTGGTAATTAAGGGAAAACATATGATCACTGATCAGGGAATGATTTTTCAGAGTGAGAGAGCTCACATGGACTGGGAATGTAGGTGACCTCCGGAAAAACATGTATGAGATACACGGTGGTTGACGACGATGGATCAACCGCGTGCTTTAATGCCCACGTCAGCGCGTCCATGCTGGACTCGCCCTTCCCTACTCCCACATAAACGCTCTCATCGTGGCTGCTATGATAATCGACATCTTCCTTGATGGAGGGCATCGGCGGCAGGTACCCTTTGAATCCGAAAAGCTCTTTGATCTCACTTGGTATTTTAATCTTACCCTTCTTCTCGTCATCGATATCAtcaccttcctcttcctcaatcTCGGATATGCTACTGCTTGATATGTTGCACTTCATGTAGTAATTTCTGTACTCGTCatcatcgtcgtcgtcgtcgtcatctTCATCATGCTGCGACTGCGGATCATCGCGGTACCCGCTACTAGTACTTCCGGCGCCACTAGTACTGGTACTACCCCATTCGCGATCTGGTTTGGACGTCAACGACATTTTGATATCACTGCTTTTTCAGCCACTAGTTGTTGCTAATCTTTCAATACTATTTGGTGCTAAATTGCTAAGTATATCTAGCTAGCTGTCCAAGGACGACTAGTTATAATATGTTAGACTTTTGATATCCGCAGGGCTTCATTTGTAATTCTCTCTACCTGCTTTGGTTTGACCGTTCCTCTCCCCTTGTGTGTATGTATGAATATAATACTTGATATAATGCAACAGCTCCTATCCATCATTTTTCCTCTGTAGTATACATGTAGATGTCGAATGTTTGCGCCAGTAGTGCTATGCCACGTGACACACTATGCCATAtaaggaagaggatcctctcctgagctcaggatgaggatcctcctgaccacgAAATCTAGACCGTTCAATTTTAATTCAACGGTTCTAAACAGGGGTTCCCAAAAAGGTTATAATAATTgcaaccgttggattaaaattgaaTGGCCCGGATTTCGTAGTtaggaggatcctcatcctatgcttaggagaggatcctcttccaccatataaaacaaatttatattttatatgtaAGTATTTTTTGGTTACGTAGTTTAGCATGACAATGTTTTTCTTTAGACGGAATGGATCTTGGCTGCTGAAAAATCAACAGCAGTTTCTACTGCGAGTGAATCACGGATGTATACGTGTCCaagtaattgattttttaatcacAGCTTAAACACGTATTTACCGGTAATTCACTAGCAACAGGAATAACTGTTGATTTTTTTAGCAGCCAAGCTTTCTCCCTTTAGACGGGCAAGCACAACATGCATCATCTATAGGGCTCCAGCGAAGTCATTTCGTTCCGCAATTACCATAATTTACATGCATCAAAGGAGGAGCGTACGTTTAAAATGTCATGCTGAAAATACACTTTGAATTTTGTAATACGTAACGCGTACGGAATATTCGTATAATTAAAGAGAATCGCGGCCGCTTACTAGtctttaataataataagcAGCAATCAAACCACAACCACGTATTATCATTACTATTATTATAGATTAATGATTGATCAATGTATTGatgtttaatatttaattatagatttgttcaaaaatatatatagatatcaAGAGCGGAGCCAAGTACAAGGCTCTCCTAGGCTATAGCATAGGGAGAGTTTGGTTCTTCaagcttaaaaaaattaatttttaggttAGTTTATGATTTTTCATTGTCATATTTCGcataagaaatgaaatttttttattagtaaacTTGTTTTTAAGAATAATAAGAGCTAATAGATGTTAAATAGCTAATGGATGTTAAATAAACTCATCACTTTAAccaatattaaatttaatagtaataaattaaaaattccatatcacaaatggttccttattttattcactttaaAGCTTTGAAGGTTAGAAACCTATAAAACATAGCATAAAATTCTTGCTTCAAATTACTACATTCAAGTTTTTACTATTACATAACTTTATATAGGCAACATAGgattaaaaacttgatttcaTAGTAATAATTTTAACTTCGCCAACCCACCGAATAATTTCTAGCTACGCCATTGATATATATTGAGATGCTCGCGGCTGCAAATATTAGAGGTTAGGTGTCACAGCTTTGCGATTGCCAAATCTGTTGTATTTTCCTTTTAGTGATTAGCTACAGCTTACATCATCtaagtttaaattaatttttgaaaTAGATTATGGACtttcaaatttttcatttttgtgccATGCAATTTTAAAATCGTATCAACTAGTATCTTTGAGTTGTATAACCATTTGGTCCTTCATTAAAttgataacataaaaaatataggACTCGTTTACAAAATAACATGATATAAAAGCCTCACAGTGTAAATTGATATAATGTAAAAAGCTCATGGTGATTGGGGGTAGCAGTTTTCGTAAAGGAAGTGGTGGCGATTATACTTGTGGTGGTGGCAGCGGCAATTATGCTTGtgttgatggtggtggtggcatcggtGACTGTGGCAGTGAAAATGATGGTGGTAATTGCAATTGTATGTGATGCTAACGAAGACTATAGGGGTGGCTGCGTTGATGGCAATGACAATCGTGAGGATATGGTGGTCGGGGTGCAAATGTAACGATAGTGGTATAGTAGCAGCAACAACAATGGTGACAGTTGTGGTTGTGAAGACGGTGGTGACAACAACGAAGATGGTGGAGATTGTTCTTGTGGTTGTCTGTATGGTGGCGATTGTGGTGGTTGCGGCATTGTTGACAACGATGGTGGTGGTAATAGCGGTGGTTGTATTAGGTGATGACAATCATTTTGTTCTCCCAGACATAAAATGTGTCTTACAAAGAATTGAAATTATTCATTAAAGACTCAATTCtgctttttataaaaataacttTTAAAAGCAATCTATAGGTTGATTTTAAAAGCTACTGTTTGGAGGctattgcttttaaaataagcaaGATATTTTAGTTTTACCAAGCACTTTTTATTGcttaactttaaattttaaaataaagcattttttttttataaataaataaataaaaataaaaataaaaacaattctaagaccaactccaatggtcggggttaaaacttaaaatttttaacccaaaacaagggtgcgtttgttgtacCGGACTATCTCAGACTGGACTAACTTCggggactaagttggactggcttagaTTAGACTAAGCCAGACTAagttagtgaagcgtttggtgcattGTCAACCTAAAAAAcagaataattaataaattataatattataatatttaatatatatctaataatattttattatgaattcAACATTTTCCTTCTAAAAATTTTAGACACTCTTCTACGGTTCTACCTCTCTCTAGAGAGTACTTTCCTCCTCTTTGGTTTCATCGCCCATTATTTCATTTCCTCCCatcttttttccttcaaaatgcttcaaagttcaaatccaTTTTTTCTGCAGAAAACTTCAAAACCATTTTTCCTGCAAAATCGTTGCAAAGCTACTCTCTCCTCCCTTTccgtctctccctctctttttaTCACCAAAGttactctctccctttctctatCCATTTTTCTCTGAAATTTTATGGGGAAAAGAAAATTATCTGGGAAATTTCTGGGAAGTTTCGGGAATAAGGAAGAATTATTCTACTAAGATTGCTATTGTTATTGtcttgctttattttttttcgaattttggTGGCTGGATTTTGAGATTTAGGTTGTGGGTGGATTGGGTTTCAGATCCGGGCATGGGTGGGCAAACAAAGTTGCCCATAATCATGCTTGCAAACTTGCAATGTAGACATCGTATGCAGTTCTGGAAACGGGACTAGCAATCCCATGGTTTTTTAGGGGGTTCGCTAAGACCGGCTAATCCCATGGTTAGTCGAGGCGAGTGAAGGTTAGTGTCATTAATGTTAGTTCCAGTGGGTAACAAACAAGGGACTAGACTAACCCTTAGTCCAGTCCAATCCAGTGAGAGTTAgcgagggcaaacaaacgcccccttaggtTCTAACCTAATAACAGTTGTCCTCCTCAAATGATTTTGGCTGAAAATTTTAGCCCGAAATATTGAAGAATGGTTTTAGCctttttttgataaattttttttaaaataaaatttttgtcgactatcttaatttatttttataaacatttttacctaaaatatttaatttctaataagtgatgaaaaatcactaaacctaCCTCATTTTTACACATATGCACCACATGAAAGAACATGAAAAACCTCACAACCGACCCCATCCTTAAACACAAATACATAGAtggatagaaagaaaaaaaaaatgaagaattagACGAAAGTGATTTTGTATGGATATTTGGACAAATACATAAGCATTTATAgaatttttggttgaattttgatttaaatagatttttttaattgtttagcAGTTGGATTTAAGTTGAGttgtgaaattatttttttttatcgttagaTTTGTTCATATTTAATCTTAATTGTTGgatttaatgtatttatatattgattttttttttaaaatgaactTATGCCACATTGGGTTGATTCAATATGGCAGGCTGCATGAGTTGTTCGTTAAAACGTTATTAATTAACCATAGTCAAAcatgcttttctttttccatgaaAATTATTAAACTTCACGCGTAAAATGTAAAGTGCCAGGAAGCTTCCTCAAAGAAAACGGTAATTAAGGATTGGACACGTACTTCACTGGGCTCAAGCAAATAGTCGTCGAAGGCCCAAGTCTCGTACATACCTATTGTGACTTAACGATTATAACAAAGTTATTTTTGCactttaaatatatatagaaatataaGAAGAAGATATTGTATGAAAATAAGGTGATGAGACAACATTTAGACCATATTTTTAGTAAGATTATCTCCAATTTTAAGGTtaaaacttattttttatttttacttttaagaaataatattatctacataaaaaaagattttagttttaagttttaattcaaaaataagttttttactCAAcatttttgattaaatttttaacctaaaattattaaagaatgaattttagaattataataataaatatctttttggtttctttttctttttcttttgtctttgcCTTTGGTTACAATAACTTGATTTAAGGCTGATTTAGTATTGttgtgatttaaaaaaaaactgtttctattGTGATTTAagaataaactcatttttgttgcttttttttagtatttttttcatccaaaattatgaaaataaactatttttaaatatttatcaaacatctttttaaacttaatttttttatatcttttttttttataaaagaatgTTAGTACCAAACCAATACTTAAATGCGTTGCTCAACAGCAACAGAAGAAAACAGAGGCTCACTCGGATCCTCCTTAGAGAGTTAGAGATAGAGACACAggcgcagcagcagcagcagaagaagAGAAATGGGGATCGTTTCTCAGGAAGCGATCAAGCAGTTCCAAGCTCTGATTGAAGGTgtgcttcctctctctctctctttcctatTTCTTACCTTTTggcattttatattttatattttcactgTTTCTGATATTTCTactgttttttttattggtggAATCTGGGGAAATGGCAGTTGATGAGCCTCTCAAGAGAACGTTTCAGGTTCGCATTTTCCTCGCTCCCaactttcttctctttcttctcttctctactttctttttacttaatttatttgattttaattgacGTGCTTTTTAAACCTTTTGGGTTTGGGGTGCTGCTAATGCTAATGCTAATGCTAATCGAACTAGTAGACTAGTAGTATACACTACCATCTTGTGAATCATGTGATGATTAATCAACCCAACACTACTAGAATCAATCCCATCTCATCATCCCATTGCTTAATGTAATCtttcatctttctttctttcttctgggTAATTTCCAATTTCCAATTGCCCATTTGGCATTTGCTGCCACTCAAATCATGTTACTGGAGTTTAAACTGAAAAAATCTAATTCTTTGATTTTAATAACATGAACATCAAGTAGGGGACAAGACAGACACTTGACTCTTTATAAATTTCTTGTCTTGTATGGATGATCGTTGTAATTGTTTCTTGGTTTATAGAATGTTCATCAAGGCTATCTAGTTGAGACTTTTGGCCGCTTTCTCAAAGCAAGGGATTCCAATGTTGCCGAAGCCCATAAAATGGTAACACTGCATCCCCTTTGCCTCCACATTTCACCTAATGATATCATATCCATTGTCGGCTCActtgttttgctttttttttttattgatgaaatCAAATGGTATGTTTCTGATGTTCCAGTTGGTCGATTGTTTAAACTGGAGGCTACAAAATGATATTGACAATATATTAGCCGTAAGTTTATCCTTTTCTCCTACTTGTCTAATGTTTGCCACTGATTGCCAAATTACCAATCTAATGTATAATCATGGTGGCCTACTGCTGCTGACATTGCCTGAATCTTATTCCTCTGTTGCAGAAGCCCATAGTTCCAACTGAACTATACAGAGGAGTGCGAGATTCACAGCTCATAGGTCTTTCGGGTTACTCAAGAGAGGTGCTCATTCTTTCTTAAAACTTATCTCTTTTGTGGCGTTTACACTGTCATGTCTCTTCTACGAATGGTTTTTCTCGTGTAATTTTTGTGTGCTATAAGCCTTTGAAATGTTTATTCATTCTCCTTTGCTCTTCAGGGCTTGCCCGTCTTTGCCATTGGTGTTGGGCTAAGTACATTTGACAAAGCATCGGTAAGTATTAGATGAAAATGAAAGACCATCTTGTCCTACAATTGACAACAATGTTACCTACTTCAGCCATTTTAACTTGGTGCTGAGGGTCCTTCAGTCTTGACAATCTTTGAGAAATATTTTTCATCTTGATTACAGGTTCACTACTATGTGCAGTCACACATTCAAATTAATGAATATCGAGATCGTGTAATTTTGGTGAGTACCAGATCTTGAATCTCTAAGGTTTCTTGAGTCATCCTTCTGACCTGTGTGTTTGGCTGTAGCCTTCTGCATCGAAGAAGTATGGTAAGCCTATTATCACTTGCATCAAGGTTTTAGATATGACTGGTTTGAAGCTCTCGGCACTAAGCCAAATAAAGGTACATATAACTTGATAGTAATgatgttctttctttttgtttgttttcattaCAGTTTAAACTCATCTTGTTCTTTCCTATGACAAGTAcaaatcacaatttttttaAGGTTTGTCCAATGTTCCTTAGCGaggaattatttttataaatatgtgaaaaaaatataaactagGATGATTATAAATCTCTTGTAATGCATGACTGTGACGATTCTACTTTGTATGCATCTACATGAGTTCTACAGTTCACTACCTTATATTTTGCATGTCCGTGCAGTTACTGACAACCATATCAACCATTGATGATTTGAACTACCCGGAGAAGACAAATACATACTACATTGTAAATGCCCCTTATATATTCTCAGCTTGTTGGAAGGTTAGTCTTCACATTGTTAATCTTTGTGATATAATGTAATCTTAAATCTTTTGTTTCCTGCATAAGTACAATTGAGGTTGTTGCATGAGCCCTTTTATATATTTTAGATGCCCTTTTGGAATTGGAGTCGTATAATTCTTGGCTTGTCAGGTTGTCAAGCCACTTTTGCAGGAGAGGACAAGGAAGAAAGTGCAAGTGTTGTCTGGTTGTGGTAGGGATGAACTGTTGGAGGTAATGTGTTCCCTATAATGCTTGATGTATTGCAAATTTGAATGCTTATGAGTTCTTCTCATATTACTCAAaatcatctcttttttttttcagtcacGTTAAACTACCTTTctaatagttaatttaatatccTTAGTATTTTCACTGTGCATGAACATGTTTCCTCTTCGTAAGTCAATGTACTTGTTGAAACTGGATGCGAAGGCAAACCCATGTGATGGACATATAGCCAATTTTGCTTCTTGTATTTAAATGGACTAATCTTGTAGTtggatttgatctttgtttAGATAATGGATTATGCATCCCTTCCACATTTCTGTGAAGGAGAAGGTTCAGGATCATCTCGAAATTCACAGAATGGAGCTGACAATTGCTTCTCCTTGGACCACCACTTTCATCAACAACTCTACACCCACATCAGGCAGCAGTCTCTGATGAAGGAATCCGTTCAACCAATCAGAAATGGTTCTTTTCATGTGGATGTACCTGAGGCGGCTGCAGAAAGAACTCATATTGCTGAAACGATTGTATCTGAGTTTAACAAGTTTGGTAATCAGAATGGGCTATCTGAGTCTTTAGATGGCCTAAAAATCAATGGCGACTGAAACCAGAGTTTGGTGCCGTGCAAACTTGTGATGAATCTTATGGCTTTGTGCTCACTCTAAAGCTGGTGGACAAGGAGTCTTTGCAGTACTGATCCTAGAATTGCAATCATGTGAAATGATTGGTTGTAATGGTGACTGCTGACATTATCTACGTGAACTTAACAATCGCAGAGCTAATACAGTGTATGTAATTTGACATATGGGGCTGCCACTGGATAATTAGTTCAGACCCACGAGTGGCCTAATATG
This genomic stretch from Pyrus communis chromosome 2, drPyrComm1.1, whole genome shotgun sequence harbors:
- the LOC137726638 gene encoding U-box domain-containing protein 52, translating into MSLTSKPDREWGSTSTSGAGSTSSGYRDDPQSQHDEDDDDDDDDDEYRNYYMKCNISSSSISEIEEEEGDDIDDEKKGKIKIPSEIKELFGFKGYLPPMPSIKEDVDYHSSHDESVYVGVGKGESSMDALTWALKHAVDPSSSTTVYLIHVFPEVTYIPSPLGKLPKNQVSSQQVETYMVEERGKRRVLLHKFIDKCSAAKVKVDTILIESDMIGRAILDLIPILNITKLVIGTNKSNLRKVMAKKGSGIGAQILQSAPEGCEVDIICQGNQVTKTMMDQPQPPTESSFSPPPKDGTTTITSTTNGTTNSMQLQGDQHQRTEKPASSFFCFKPKS
- the LOC137726408 gene encoding phosphatidylinositol/phosphatidylcholine transfer protein SFH1-like: MGIVSQEAIKQFQALIEVDEPLKRTFQNVHQGYLVETFGRFLKARDSNVAEAHKMLVDCLNWRLQNDIDNILAKPIVPTELYRGVRDSQLIGLSGYSREGLPVFAIGVGLSTFDKASVHYYVQSHIQINEYRDRVILPSASKKYGKPIITCIKVLDMTGLKLSALSQIKLLTTISTIDDLNYPEKTNTYYIVNAPYIFSACWKVVKPLLQERTRKKVQVLSGCGRDELLEIMDYASLPHFCEGEGSGSSRNSQNGADNCFSLDHHFHQQLYTHIRQQSLMKESVQPIRNGSFHVDVPEAAAERTHIAETIVSEFNKFGNQNGLSESLDGLKINGD